Proteins from one Raphanus sativus cultivar WK10039 unplaced genomic scaffold, ASM80110v3 Scaffold0285, whole genome shotgun sequence genomic window:
- the LOC108848250 gene encoding UDP-glycosyltransferase 71B5 isoform X2, which translates to MKLELVFIPAAEIGHLRSTVELAKQLLNEDDRLSITVLIIPRPSSDDSDHVTPLFTPSQERLRHLTVSAADHPPDAPLDPQTYMDNQKPKVRDAVSGLLDPTRRLAGFVVDMFCTSMMEVADEFGVPTYMMYTSNAAFLGITLHLQLMFDEERYDVSELDDSVNELDFPCLTRPYPVKCLPSLFTSKQWLPFFFDQARNFRKMKEDKRVRDGGGAWIGGGDTEVL; encoded by the exons atgaaaCTCGAACTCGTGTTCATACCCGCGGCGGAAATCGGCCATCTCCGATCAACCGTCGAGTTAGCGAAGCAACTCCTCAACGAAGACGATCGTCTTTCGATCACCGTACTCATCATCCCTCGCCCTTCCTCCGACGATTCCGACCACGTCACACCCCTTTTCACGCCGTCCCAAGAACGCCTCCGTCACCTCACCGTCTCCGCCGCGGATCATCCGCCCGACGCTCCTCTCGATCCCCAAACCTACATGGACAACCAAAAGCCGAAAGTGAGAGACGCAGTCTCCGGACTCCTCGATCCTACACGGAGGCTCGCCGGATTCGTCGTCGACATGTTCTGCACGTCGATGATGGAAGTAGCCGACGAGTTCGGAGTCCCGACGTATATGATGTACACGTCGAACGCCGCCTTTCTCGGGATCACGCTTCATCTCCAGTTGATGTTCGACGAGGAGAGGTATGACGTCAGCGAGCTGGACGACTCGGTCAACGAGTTGGACTTTCCGTGTTTGACTCGTCCTTATCCAGTTAAGTGTCTTCCTTCTCTCTTCACCTCGAAGCAGTGGCTTCCCTTCTTCTTTGACCAGGCGCGAAACTTCCGAAAGatgaagg AAGATAAACGCGTTCGAGATGGTGGAGGAGCTTGGATTGGCGGTGGAGATACGGAGGTTCTTTAA
- the LOC108848250 gene encoding UDP-glycosyltransferase 71B5 isoform X1: MKLELVFIPAAEIGHLRSTVELAKQLLNEDDRLSITVLIIPRPSSDDSDHVTPLFTPSQERLRHLTVSAADHPPDAPLDPQTYMDNQKPKVRDAVSGLLDPTRRLAGFVVDMFCTSMMEVADEFGVPTYMMYTSNAAFLGITLHLQLMFDEERYDVSELDDSVNELDFPCLTRPYPVKCLPSLFTSKQWLPFFFDQARNFRKMKGILVNTVAELEPHSLRIFSGGGDLPQAYPVGPLLHLKNDDVERNQSEILRWLDEQPARSVVFLCFGSMGGFNEEQTREIAVALERSGHRFLWSLRRGSADIMTERPGDYADLEEVLPEGFLDRTSERGKVMIGWAPQVAVLAKPAIGSFVTHCGWNSVLESLWFGVPMVTWPLYAEQKINAFEMVEELGLAVEIRRFFKGDLLSGEMEMFSAEDVERAVRRVMEEGSDVRNRVKLMAEKCHVAVEDGGSSQVALRKFIRGVVENVLV; encoded by the coding sequence atgaaaCTCGAACTCGTGTTCATACCCGCGGCGGAAATCGGCCATCTCCGATCAACCGTCGAGTTAGCGAAGCAACTCCTCAACGAAGACGATCGTCTTTCGATCACCGTACTCATCATCCCTCGCCCTTCCTCCGACGATTCCGACCACGTCACACCCCTTTTCACGCCGTCCCAAGAACGCCTCCGTCACCTCACCGTCTCCGCCGCGGATCATCCGCCCGACGCTCCTCTCGATCCCCAAACCTACATGGACAACCAAAAGCCGAAAGTGAGAGACGCAGTCTCCGGACTCCTCGATCCTACACGGAGGCTCGCCGGATTCGTCGTCGACATGTTCTGCACGTCGATGATGGAAGTAGCCGACGAGTTCGGAGTCCCGACGTATATGATGTACACGTCGAACGCCGCCTTTCTCGGGATCACGCTTCATCTCCAGTTGATGTTCGACGAGGAGAGGTATGACGTCAGCGAGCTGGACGACTCGGTCAACGAGTTGGACTTTCCGTGTTTGACTCGTCCTTATCCAGTTAAGTGTCTTCCTTCTCTCTTCACCTCGAAGCAGTGGCTTCCCTTCTTCTTTGACCAGGCGCGAAACTTCCGAAAGatgaagggtattttggtaaataCCGTTGCTGAGCTGGAGCCTCACTCTCTGAGAATATTCTCCGGAGGCGGTGACCTTCCTCAAGCGTATCCAGTGGGACCACTATTGCATCTCAAAAACGACGACGTAGAAAGGAATCAATCGGAGATTTTACGGTGGCTGGACGAGCAACCGGCGAGATCGGTCGTGTTCCTCTGTTTCGGGAGCATGGGAGGTTTCAACGAGGAGCAGACGAGAGAAATAGCCGTCGCGTTGGAGCGAAGCGGTCACCGGTTTCTCTGGTCTCTCCGCCGGGGATCGGCTGATATAATGACGGAGCGTCCCGGAGACTACGCGGATCTGGAGGAAGTTTTACCGGAGGGATTCTTGGACCGGACGTCGGAGAGAGGGAAGGTGATGATCGGATGGGCTCCGCAAGTGGCGGTGCTAGCTAAGCCGGCGATCGGGAGCTTCGTGACTCACTGCGGATGGAACTCGGTGCTCGAGAGCTTGTGGTTCGGCGTTCCCATGGTGACGTGGCCGCTCTACGCGGAGCAGAAGATAAACGCGTTCGAGATGGTGGAGGAGCTTGGATTGGCGGTGGAGATACGGAGGTTCTTTAAAGGAGATTTGTTGTCCGGGGAGATGGAGATGTTCTCCGCGGAGGATGTAGAGAGAGCGGTGAGGCGTGTAATGGAGGAAGGTAGTGACGTCAGGAACCGAGTGAAGCTGATGGCTGAGAAGTGCCACGTGGCGGTAGAGGATGGCGGATCTTCGCAGGTGGCTTTGCGGAAGTTTATTCGAGGCGTGGTCGAAAATGTTCTGGTCTAA
- the LOC108848250 gene encoding UDP-glycosyltransferase 71B5 isoform X3 has protein sequence MKLELVFIPAAEIGHLRSTVELAKQLLNEDDRLSITVLIIPRPSSDDSDHVTPLFTPSQERLRHLTVSAADHPPDAPLDPQTYMDNQKPKVRDAVSGLLDPTRRLAGFVVDMFCTSMMEVADEFGVPTYMMYTSNAAFLGITLHLQLMFDEERYDVSELDDSVNELDFPCLTRPYPVKCLPSLFTSKQCGDVAALRGAEDKRVRDGGGAWIGGGDTEVL, from the exons atgaaaCTCGAACTCGTGTTCATACCCGCGGCGGAAATCGGCCATCTCCGATCAACCGTCGAGTTAGCGAAGCAACTCCTCAACGAAGACGATCGTCTTTCGATCACCGTACTCATCATCCCTCGCCCTTCCTCCGACGATTCCGACCACGTCACACCCCTTTTCACGCCGTCCCAAGAACGCCTCCGTCACCTCACCGTCTCCGCCGCGGATCATCCGCCCGACGCTCCTCTCGATCCCCAAACCTACATGGACAACCAAAAGCCGAAAGTGAGAGACGCAGTCTCCGGACTCCTCGATCCTACACGGAGGCTCGCCGGATTCGTCGTCGACATGTTCTGCACGTCGATGATGGAAGTAGCCGACGAGTTCGGAGTCCCGACGTATATGATGTACACGTCGAACGCCGCCTTTCTCGGGATCACGCTTCATCTCCAGTTGATGTTCGACGAGGAGAGGTATGACGTCAGCGAGCTGGACGACTCGGTCAACGAGTTGGACTTTCCGTGTTTGACTCGTCCTTATCCAGTTAAGTGTCTTCCTTCTCTCTTCACCTCGAAGCAGTG TGGTGACGTGGCCGCTCTACGCGGAGCAGAAGATAAACGCGTTCGAGATGGTGGAGGAGCTTGGATTGGCGGTGGAGATACGGAGGTTCTTTAA